A DNA window from Impatiens glandulifera chromosome 7, dImpGla2.1, whole genome shotgun sequence contains the following coding sequences:
- the LOC124944779 gene encoding nuclear transcription factor Y subunit C-1-like: MENNQQNQQLNQHHQQLNQQQQHQQQQQHPPPQTGMPPPPMPYPTHNPYHHILQHQKQQLQRFWNLQRQEIEQTTDFKTHKLPLARIKKIMKADEDVRMISADAPVLFSKACEMFILELTYRSWLHAEENKRRTLQKNDIAAAITRSDIFDFLVDIVPREENRDDGTHGIGGIMSAAGAGSSSGVPDYYPHMGQDQQPPMPPMQTMPTMPMVDPGMYAHPPSQAWQSVWQTGVDDGPYGDCGNMGPDLDDGHGHGHGHAYVFSFSLL, encoded by the exons ATGGAGAATAACCAGCAAAACCAGCAGCTCAACCAGCACCACCAGCAGCTCAACCAGCAACAGCAGCAccagcaacaacaacaacaccCGCCACCGCAGACCGGAATGCCTCCTCCTCCGATGCCATATCCAACCCACAACCCTTACCACCACATTCTTCAGCATCAAAAACAACAACTTCAGCGTTTCTGGAACCTCCAGAGGCAAGAAATCGAACAAACTACCGACTTCAAAACCCACAAACTTCCCTTAGCCCGAATCAAGAAGATCATGAAAGCTGATGAAGATGTTCGAATGATATCGGCTGATGCACCTGTTCTGTTCTCCAAAGCATGTGAGATGTTCATCCTTGAACTAACTTATCGATCCTGGCTGCATGCAGAGGAAAACAAACGGCGTACTCTTCAGAAGAACGATATTGCTGCTGCGATTACTCGCTCTGACATCTTCGATTTCCTTGTTGACATTGTTCCACGTGAAGAGAACAGGGATGATGGTACTCATGGGATTGGAGGGATTATGAGCGCTGCTGGTGCTGGTAGCAGCAGCGGCGTTCCTGATTACTACCCTCATATGGGTCAAGACCAGCAGCCGC CCATGCCCCCAATGCAGACAATGCCAACCATGCCTATGGTCGATCCGGGGATGTATGCTCATCCGCCGTCCCAGGCATGGCAGTCGGTTTGGCAGACAGGGGTCGATGATGGCCCGTATGGAGATTGTGGGAATATGGGACCGGATCTCGATGATGGTCATGGACATGGACATGGACATGCGTatgttttctctttctctttactTTAA
- the LOC124944690 gene encoding protein transport protein Sec61 subunit gamma-1-like — protein MDALDSVVDPLRDFAKDSIRLVKRCHKPDRKEFSKVAVRTAIGFVVMGFVGFFVKLIFIPINNIIVGSG, from the exons ATGGACGCCTTGGATTCCGTCGTGGATCCGTTGAGAGATTTCGCAAAGGACAGTATCCGACTCGTTAAGAGGTGTCACAAGCCCGATCGCAAAG AATTCTCCAAGGTTGCTGTTCGTACTGCGATCGGGTTCGTCGTTATGGGTtttgttgggttttttgttAAGCTCATCTTTATTCCCATCAACAACATCATTGTCGGCTCTGGTTag